One Brevibacillus choshinensis genomic window carries:
- a CDS encoding stalk domain-containing protein gives MNSCLHENSSLLWTKVLGAFFLCLGLSVTGANRAGAAEPGPVISLVIDGKGISTDVQPIRENGRMLVPIRVVAESTGANVTYETANRQVTVTEKGKRIVLLVDSRTAFVDGKRVTMDAPAMIVNQRTVVPIRFVSEALGYQVVWDERAGVAQVQTKPVEDKAAVIQEASNPYVVQAGDTLTGIAERHHTTVQALKKNNYLSSDELTVQQLLFLPEGSKKSEHPLSTVGDSRLYDDSFYFPFSEATWYEPYGDSYGSDREWTESNSGNVRSHEGIDIMAPKGTPVYAVTDGTINRVGWNTYGGWRVNITDRAGRYRMYYAHLSAYAPGLAIGDTIRAGQLIGFVGDTGYGGTGTVGMFEPHLHFGLYKNSDGLAIDPYFYLRYWEQNKVESPFS, from the coding sequence ATGAACAGCTGTTTACATGAAAACAGCAGTCTTCTATGGACGAAGGTTCTAGGCGCTTTTTTCTTATGTCTGGGATTAAGTGTCACAGGTGCGAATCGTGCAGGAGCTGCAGAACCGGGACCGGTCATTTCACTTGTGATTGATGGGAAAGGAATCAGTACAGACGTACAGCCCATCCGTGAAAACGGACGCATGCTTGTTCCGATTCGCGTTGTCGCTGAATCCACCGGGGCAAACGTCACCTACGAGACGGCCAATCGGCAAGTCACGGTCACGGAAAAGGGAAAACGGATTGTTCTGCTTGTGGACAGTCGCACAGCGTTTGTAGATGGCAAACGTGTCACCATGGATGCGCCAGCGATGATCGTGAATCAACGGACAGTGGTTCCGATCCGTTTTGTGAGTGAGGCATTGGGCTATCAAGTGGTTTGGGACGAGAGGGCAGGCGTTGCGCAGGTTCAGACCAAGCCTGTTGAAGATAAAGCTGCTGTGATTCAAGAGGCTTCCAATCCTTATGTCGTCCAGGCAGGAGACACGCTGACCGGAATCGCAGAGCGACACCATACGACTGTCCAGGCTTTGAAAAAGAATAATTACCTGTCATCAGATGAGCTGACGGTCCAGCAGCTTTTATTTTTGCCGGAGGGTTCGAAAAAATCCGAGCATCCACTATCGACCGTCGGAGATAGCAGATTGTACGACGATAGCTTCTACTTTCCTTTTTCTGAAGCGACCTGGTACGAGCCTTATGGCGACAGCTATGGGTCTGACAGGGAATGGACGGAGAGCAATAGCGGAAATGTACGCAGCCATGAAGGGATCGACATCATGGCACCGAAAGGAACCCCTGTCTACGCTGTGACAGATGGCACGATTAATCGAGTGGGGTGGAATACGTACGGAGGATGGCGGGTAAACATTACCGATCGAGCAGGACGCTACCGGATGTACTACGCGCATCTAAGCGCCTATGCCCCGGGTCTTGCGATAGGAGATACGATCCGCGCTGGCCAATTGATCGGGTTTGTGGGAGATACAGGGTATGGAGGAACTGGCACGGTAGGCATGTTTGAACCCCATCTCCACTTCGGACTCTACAAAAACAGCGATGGGCTAGCGATTGATCCGTATTTCTATTTGCGCTATTGGGAGCAGAACAAGGTGGAAAGTCCGTTCTCTTAA
- a CDS encoding ABC transporter permease, translating to MDWGLIVSNLVHDTIVFSTALIFASLGGLYSERSGVVNIALEGMMIIGAFTGAVITYAFQDSLGGAAPWIGFLLAGVAGAIFALPHAVASVTFKADQTVSGVALNFLAAGLSVYLTKIIFNGAGQTTTLTSVFGKWSIPGLHDIPYLGHAIFEAYPTSFLAFIMVFVTWYVIFKTPFGLRLRAVGEHPRAADTVGINVKKMRYTAVMISGILAAWGGATISLTTTSNFSHNTVSGQGFIAIAALIFGKWHPAGAMGAALFFGVAQAIKSLVQIFGLTKYVPTEFIFMLPYVLTILVMAGLVGRSNAPAALGKPYDTGSR from the coding sequence ATGGATTGGGGATTAATTGTAAGTAACCTCGTTCATGATACCATCGTGTTTTCCACTGCCTTGATATTTGCGTCATTGGGTGGACTGTATTCCGAGCGTTCGGGTGTCGTGAACATCGCGTTGGAAGGCATGATGATCATCGGTGCATTCACCGGTGCGGTTATCACCTACGCATTTCAGGATTCTCTTGGCGGAGCAGCCCCGTGGATTGGATTCCTCTTGGCAGGGGTCGCAGGTGCAATCTTTGCACTGCCTCATGCGGTCGCATCCGTTACGTTCAAAGCGGACCAGACAGTGAGTGGGGTAGCACTCAACTTCCTGGCTGCAGGTCTCTCTGTTTACCTGACCAAGATCATCTTCAACGGGGCAGGGCAAACGACCACGCTTACCAGCGTTTTCGGAAAGTGGAGCATTCCGGGGCTTCATGACATTCCATACCTTGGACATGCTATTTTCGAAGCATACCCAACAAGCTTCCTGGCTTTCATCATGGTGTTTGTAACCTGGTACGTTATTTTCAAAACACCATTTGGCTTGCGTCTTCGCGCTGTCGGTGAACACCCGCGTGCAGCTGACACCGTTGGGATCAATGTGAAAAAGATGCGATACACTGCCGTTATGATCAGTGGTATTTTGGCTGCATGGGGTGGGGCCACCATTTCCTTGACCACCACCAGCAACTTTTCTCACAACACCGTTTCCGGGCAAGGATTTATCGCGATTGCCGCTCTGATTTTCGGAAAGTGGCATCCAGCGGGTGCGATGGGGGCAGCTTTGTTCTTCGGGGTTGCTCAAGCCATCAAGTCACTCGTTCAAATTTTCGGCTTGACCAAATACGTGCCTACAGAGTTTATCTTTATGCTGCCATACGTCCTGACGATCCTCGTTATGGCTGGACTTGTCGGTCGCTCGAATGCACCGGCAGCATTGGGTAAACCATACGATACAGGCTCACGTTAG
- a CDS encoding ABC transporter permease: MNRVIAVFTKESFLVPLVAIILGLLTGAIAMLAGGFNPIKAYMALLEKVFGSAYNFGETIRQITPLIFTGLAVAFAFRTGLFNIGAEGQFIVGMIASTAVGVSLDLPAYIHAPLAVIAGAVAGGLWGSIAGYLKAARGVNEVITSIMLNWVALYLANWVMNAFFVPAGQQRSEMIHDSAVITIGWLSTMFDSARLHWGTLIAVLAAIFFYVILWKTKSGFELRAVGLNPHASEYAGMNVNRNVVKAMFIGGMFAGIGGACEILGVFHYQAIMTAQPGYGFDGIAVALIGGNTPLGVVLGAILFGILSFGAAGMKFGAGVPVELIRVVIASVIFFVAAHGIVKIFVKPILNKKKEGGN, encoded by the coding sequence ATGAATAGAGTCATTGCCGTATTTACAAAAGAATCGTTTCTCGTTCCGCTAGTAGCGATCATTCTTGGTCTACTGACAGGTGCGATCGCGATGTTGGCAGGTGGTTTTAACCCGATAAAAGCGTATATGGCTTTGCTAGAGAAAGTTTTCGGCAGTGCCTACAACTTTGGGGAAACCATTCGCCAGATTACGCCTCTGATTTTTACAGGTCTCGCCGTTGCGTTTGCATTTCGGACAGGTCTGTTTAACATCGGTGCTGAAGGCCAGTTTATCGTCGGGATGATCGCCTCTACAGCAGTTGGCGTATCGCTAGATCTGCCTGCTTACATCCATGCTCCACTTGCCGTCATCGCAGGTGCAGTTGCTGGTGGGCTTTGGGGTTCCATTGCCGGCTATTTGAAAGCGGCACGCGGCGTGAATGAAGTCATTACGAGCATCATGCTGAACTGGGTCGCTCTTTACTTGGCGAACTGGGTCATGAATGCGTTCTTCGTACCAGCTGGGCAACAGCGTTCCGAGATGATTCACGACTCCGCTGTCATCACCATTGGTTGGCTGTCTACGATGTTTGACAGCGCGCGTTTGCATTGGGGTACATTGATTGCGGTTCTTGCAGCTATTTTCTTTTACGTTATCCTCTGGAAAACGAAATCCGGCTTTGAACTGCGTGCCGTTGGCTTGAACCCGCATGCCTCCGAGTATGCAGGGATGAACGTAAACCGCAACGTCGTAAAAGCAATGTTTATCGGTGGGATGTTTGCGGGAATCGGTGGTGCGTGTGAGATTCTTGGTGTCTTCCATTACCAGGCAATCATGACCGCTCAGCCAGGCTACGGATTTGACGGGATCGCCGTAGCGTTGATTGGTGGAAACACGCCGCTGGGGGTTGTACTCGGGGCCATCCTGTTCGGTATTCTGTCGTTTGGTGCAGCAGGCATGAAGTTTGGCGCGGGTGTACCGGTTGAACTGATTCGTGTCGTGATCGCTTCCGTTATTTTCTTTGTGGCGGCGCATGGAATCGTGAAGATTTTTGTTAAACCGATTTTGAATAAGAAAAAGGAAGGTGGAAACTGA
- a CDS encoding ABC transporter ATP-binding protein: MRGITKRFPGIIANDSITLSVKHGEIHALLGENGAGKSTLMNILFGLYQPDEGEILINETPVKITNPNKANELGIGMVHQHFMLVETFTVTENIVLGNEPKNGLQIDIQSAEKAVEKLSNQYGLKVDPRAKIQDISVGMQQRVEILKTLYRGADILIFDEPTAVLTPQEINELIEIMHNLVKEGKTIILITHKLKEIMAVCDAVTIIRRGKVIDSVLVKDTNPDDLAAKMVGREVNFRVDKKESQPKQSILAVENLTAMGNRGVNALNNLSLEVRAGEILGIAGVDGNGQSELIEVLTGLRKATSGRVLLNGKEITNQAPRAISESGLSHIPEDRHKRGLVLDFTMSENMVLETYFHPTFNKNGFLDYGAIDKHAAKLIEEFDVRTPSIYTPARALSGGNQQKAIIAREVDKNPDLLIAAQPTRGLDVGAIEFIHRRLIEQRDNGKAVLLLSLELDEVINVSDRIAVIYEGNIVGIVDAKATTEQELGLMMSGGKRMQGGGNDE, from the coding sequence ATGCGAGGAATTACCAAACGTTTCCCAGGAATCATCGCGAACGATAGCATCACGCTATCCGTAAAGCATGGGGAAATTCATGCCCTCCTTGGCGAGAACGGCGCAGGCAAGTCTACTCTTATGAACATTTTGTTTGGTCTTTATCAACCTGATGAAGGCGAAATCCTTATCAATGAAACACCGGTTAAAATCACAAATCCCAATAAAGCGAACGAGCTTGGTATTGGTATGGTGCATCAGCATTTCATGTTGGTTGAAACATTTACCGTAACAGAAAACATTGTGCTAGGAAACGAACCGAAAAACGGGTTGCAGATAGATATCCAGAGTGCGGAGAAGGCAGTGGAGAAGCTTTCAAATCAATATGGTTTAAAAGTAGATCCGCGAGCGAAGATCCAAGATATTTCTGTAGGTATGCAGCAGCGGGTCGAGATTTTGAAAACGCTGTATCGCGGTGCGGACATCCTGATTTTCGACGAACCGACTGCGGTATTGACCCCACAGGAAATCAATGAATTGATCGAGATCATGCATAACTTGGTCAAAGAAGGCAAAACCATCATTCTCATCACTCACAAATTGAAAGAAATCATGGCTGTTTGCGATGCGGTGACGATTATTCGCCGAGGCAAGGTCATCGATTCCGTCCTGGTCAAGGATACGAATCCGGATGATTTGGCTGCGAAAATGGTTGGACGGGAAGTCAACTTCCGAGTCGACAAGAAGGAATCCCAGCCTAAGCAATCGATTCTCGCAGTGGAAAATCTGACAGCTATGGGCAATCGCGGCGTCAATGCCCTGAACAATCTCAGTCTGGAGGTTCGCGCAGGCGAAATCCTCGGGATTGCAGGTGTAGATGGGAACGGTCAGAGTGAATTGATCGAAGTATTGACGGGACTGCGCAAAGCCACTAGCGGCCGTGTACTTCTTAATGGCAAAGAAATCACCAATCAGGCACCGCGTGCGATCTCTGAATCGGGGCTTTCCCACATTCCAGAGGACCGTCACAAGCGCGGCTTAGTACTGGATTTCACCATGAGTGAAAACATGGTATTGGAGACCTACTTCCATCCAACGTTCAACAAGAACGGTTTTCTTGATTATGGCGCCATTGACAAGCATGCGGCAAAGCTCATTGAAGAGTTTGACGTACGAACACCGAGCATTTACACGCCAGCCCGTGCTCTTTCCGGGGGGAACCAGCAAAAGGCGATTATTGCCCGTGAAGTGGACAAGAACCCGGATTTGCTCATCGCTGCGCAGCCGACTCGCGGATTGGATGTCGGTGCGATTGAATTTATCCATCGCCGCCTGATTGAGCAGCGTGACAATGGCAAGGCAGTATTGCTCTTGTCTCTGGAGCTGGACGAAGTTATCAATGTGTCAGACCGAATCGCCGTGATATATGAAGGAAACATTGTAGGTATTGTTGATGCCAAAGCGACTACCGAGCAAGAGCTTGGCTTGATGATGTCCGGTGGAAAACGGATGCAAGGAGGGGGAAACGATGAATAG
- a CDS encoding BMP family lipoprotein produces MKKVLSVLSVATLSLSLVLAGCGSKPEAQPQGQAGQGGATGGAAAPTAKIGMVTDVGGVNDNSFNQSAWEGLQKLQTDLNMPKDNVNYLQSTSDAEYVPNLTQFVKDKWDLTWGIGFLMGDHLKKVADENKDAKLAIIDAEVDAPNVESVLFKEHEGSFLAGVVAAKMTKTKKVGFVGGVEIPVIKRFELGFEAGVKAVDPSVQVIKVYTGAFDKPDVGKSTASSIYGQGADIIFHASGGTGDGVFNEAKDRKAKGENVWVIGVDKDQSLTFGDEVTLTSMVKRVDQAVFKVSKDLIDGKFEGGKIVWLGLAEDGVGLADTSKKNVPEDVLKLVDEYKQKIVKGEITVPEK; encoded by the coding sequence ATGAAGAAAGTTCTTTCTGTGCTGTCTGTGGCGACTCTCAGCCTTTCTCTCGTATTGGCTGGGTGTGGTAGCAAACCAGAAGCACAACCTCAAGGCCAAGCAGGTCAAGGCGGAGCAACTGGCGGAGCAGCAGCACCAACTGCGAAAATCGGTATGGTTACTGACGTTGGTGGGGTAAACGACAACTCCTTCAACCAAAGTGCTTGGGAAGGTCTGCAAAAACTGCAAACCGACCTGAACATGCCGAAAGATAACGTAAACTATCTTCAATCCACCAGCGATGCTGAGTACGTTCCAAACCTGACCCAATTTGTAAAAGACAAATGGGATCTGACATGGGGTATCGGCTTCCTGATGGGAGACCACCTGAAAAAAGTGGCTGACGAAAACAAAGATGCTAAACTCGCTATCATTGACGCTGAAGTAGATGCGCCAAACGTAGAATCCGTACTCTTCAAAGAGCATGAAGGTTCCTTCCTGGCGGGTGTGGTAGCAGCGAAAATGACCAAAACGAAAAAAGTTGGTTTCGTGGGTGGCGTTGAGATCCCGGTAATCAAACGTTTTGAATTGGGCTTTGAAGCTGGTGTGAAAGCAGTTGACCCTAGCGTTCAAGTAATCAAAGTGTACACGGGTGCCTTTGACAAGCCAGACGTAGGTAAATCCACCGCTTCCTCCATCTACGGCCAAGGCGCGGACATTATCTTCCACGCTTCCGGCGGTACTGGCGATGGCGTATTCAACGAAGCAAAAGACCGCAAAGCAAAAGGCGAAAACGTATGGGTAATCGGTGTTGACAAAGACCAATCTCTGACTTTCGGCGATGAAGTCACCCTGACTTCCATGGTGAAACGTGTAGACCAAGCGGTATTCAAAGTTTCCAAAGACCTCATCGATGGTAAATTCGAAGGCGGTAAAATCGTTTGGCTGGGTCTTGCCGAAGACGGCGTAGGATTGGCTGACACTTCCAAGAAAAACGTTCCAGAAGACGTTCTGAAGCTGGTTGACGAGTACAAGCAAAAAATCGTTAAAGGCGAAATCACTGTACCTGAAAAATAA
- a CDS encoding GntR family transcriptional regulator: MSIKGNVRSLCLLVMDKIKGDIESGQLRPGERLPSEAELSKQLGVSRATLREALRLLEEEKIVIRRHGVGTFINSKPVFSGGIGELFSVTDAIERQGYSAGTMILKTSFGESAEEERKKLSLNPGEGVLSVERIRTADGEPVVYCVDRIPAHLVPEGYTAVGESIFKWLESVTELRIAYAVAEIEPMGYNEKVSNLLQCDKSTPLLLLKQIHYDESERPVLYSHNYFRADKIHFHVVRRRL, encoded by the coding sequence ATGAGCATCAAAGGGAATGTTCGATCGCTTTGTCTCTTGGTAATGGATAAAATCAAGGGAGATATCGAATCAGGTCAGCTGCGTCCAGGGGAACGTCTTCCTTCCGAAGCCGAACTTTCAAAACAGTTAGGCGTTAGCAGGGCGACGCTCCGCGAGGCATTGCGTCTTCTTGAAGAAGAGAAGATTGTTATTCGACGACACGGGGTAGGGACCTTTATCAATTCAAAACCTGTTTTTTCAGGTGGAATTGGGGAACTCTTTAGTGTGACGGATGCGATTGAGCGTCAGGGGTATTCTGCAGGAACGATGATCCTGAAGACGTCCTTTGGCGAGTCTGCTGAAGAAGAGCGAAAAAAGCTGTCTCTTAACCCGGGCGAAGGCGTGCTTTCTGTTGAGCGCATTCGTACGGCCGATGGGGAGCCTGTGGTCTATTGTGTCGACCGCATTCCCGCACACCTAGTTCCAGAAGGCTATACAGCTGTAGGAGAGTCCATCTTCAAATGGCTGGAGAGTGTGACTGAATTGCGCATTGCGTATGCCGTGGCTGAGATTGAACCCATGGGCTACAATGAAAAGGTTTCCAACCTGCTGCAATGCGACAAATCAACTCCGCTGCTCTTGCTGAAGCAGATTCACTACGACGAAAGTGAGCGGCCGGTGCTCTACTCCCATAACTACTTCAGGGCTGATAAAATTCACTTTCACGTCGTGCGGAGACGGTTGTAA
- a CDS encoding FtsK/SpoIIIE family DNA translocase, with protein sequence MSRRKREQSQAALASVVKIELLGLIVIVLSLIGLLESGWLGKNILAFLFRFLAGSWDFLLPVLLIGMAIHMMFTRKAPRLTYRVLGIVLIAVAIFTWDHLILYKQITADGKFAEQSIIRVTWDRLWLDHNQKVSTTGVGGGMVGALVFAICNGLVGMIGTGLVIVFLFLAGIMFMFNLSYVNIVMFLRDKVALMYGKAKETVKDSVQLLQEENDKRKQEAKEAREARKAKQATEADEAIVVPVIHDAYQSDSQDSYSSSPAEAPVVAPVIRDFADRIAMDDGEQPISSPQTNRAGAATKQEITFSLEGEEEIFGTLETEEGQPAAPYELPGLHMLSRPKTSGIGKDVDHTSNANKLVQTLKSFGVSATVSEVHRGPAVTRYEVQPATGVKVSRIVSLTDDLALALAAKDIRIEAPIPGKSAIGIEVPNSEVAVVSLREVLEAPQYQDAPGKLTVALGRDISGEPIVADLTKMPHLLVAGATGSGKSVCINGLIMSILFKAKPEEVKLMMVDPKMVELNVYNGIPHLLAPVVTDPRRASVALKKVVAEMERRYNLFAKTGSRNIEMYNAQVEGTPLPYIVVIVDELADLMMVAPGEVEDAICRLAQMARASGIHLIIATQRPSVDVITGVIKANIPSRIAFGVSSMADSRTILDMGGAEKLLGRGDMLSLPMGASKPIRVQGAFVSDKEVEEVVRFVKEQQEVRYNEEMIPGDVQEEQQAVVDDELYEQAVQIVAEAQTASASLLQRRLRVGYTRAARLVDMMEAQGIVGPYEGSKPREVRLPRPSIESNIS encoded by the coding sequence CTGAGTAGAAGAAAAAGAGAGCAGTCGCAAGCGGCATTGGCCTCAGTTGTCAAAATAGAATTGCTAGGACTGATCGTGATTGTCCTATCCTTGATCGGACTGTTGGAGAGCGGATGGCTGGGTAAAAACATTTTGGCTTTTCTGTTCCGCTTCCTTGCAGGGTCGTGGGACTTCCTTCTTCCTGTACTGTTGATAGGAATGGCGATTCACATGATGTTTACGAGAAAAGCTCCACGATTGACTTATCGTGTGCTGGGCATTGTCCTCATCGCAGTGGCTATCTTTACTTGGGACCATCTCATTCTGTACAAGCAGATTACAGCAGACGGCAAATTTGCCGAGCAGAGCATCATTCGGGTAACGTGGGACAGGCTCTGGTTAGACCACAACCAAAAAGTGTCGACAACAGGAGTAGGCGGCGGAATGGTAGGGGCACTTGTTTTCGCCATTTGCAACGGCTTGGTGGGCATGATAGGGACAGGTCTCGTGATTGTCTTTCTGTTTTTGGCAGGCATTATGTTCATGTTCAATCTTTCTTACGTGAACATCGTGATGTTCCTGCGTGATAAAGTTGCGCTGATGTATGGCAAAGCGAAGGAAACGGTCAAGGATTCCGTGCAGCTTTTGCAGGAGGAGAACGACAAACGCAAGCAGGAAGCAAAAGAAGCGAGAGAAGCGCGCAAGGCAAAACAAGCAACCGAGGCAGATGAAGCGATTGTGGTCCCGGTCATCCATGACGCCTACCAAAGCGATTCACAGGATTCCTACTCATCGAGTCCTGCGGAGGCACCAGTGGTTGCACCCGTGATTCGCGATTTTGCTGATCGAATCGCGATGGATGATGGAGAACAGCCCATTTCGTCTCCGCAAACGAATCGCGCCGGGGCGGCAACCAAACAAGAAATTACCTTCTCCCTAGAAGGGGAAGAAGAGATTTTTGGAACGCTGGAGACGGAAGAAGGACAACCTGCTGCGCCGTATGAATTGCCTGGGCTGCACATGTTGTCTCGTCCGAAAACCAGTGGGATCGGGAAAGATGTCGATCATACCTCCAATGCTAACAAGCTCGTTCAAACACTGAAAAGCTTCGGAGTCAGTGCGACGGTATCAGAAGTGCACAGAGGTCCGGCCGTCACACGCTACGAGGTTCAGCCGGCAACCGGAGTCAAGGTCAGTCGGATTGTCAGCCTGACCGATGACTTGGCATTGGCACTGGCAGCTAAAGACATCCGTATCGAAGCCCCGATCCCGGGAAAATCAGCGATCGGTATTGAAGTTCCTAACTCAGAGGTGGCCGTAGTATCTCTGAGAGAGGTCCTGGAAGCGCCACAGTATCAGGATGCACCTGGAAAGCTTACGGTTGCGCTAGGCAGAGATATTTCAGGGGAACCGATTGTGGCGGACTTGACCAAAATGCCCCACTTGTTGGTGGCAGGGGCTACAGGCAGCGGGAAATCCGTTTGTATCAATGGATTGATCATGAGCATTCTCTTCAAGGCGAAACCCGAGGAAGTAAAGCTGATGATGGTGGACCCGAAAATGGTTGAGTTGAATGTATACAATGGCATCCCGCATCTGCTGGCGCCCGTTGTTACGGATCCGCGCCGCGCTTCCGTCGCCTTGAAAAAAGTCGTTGCGGAAATGGAACGCCGCTATAACTTATTTGCAAAGACAGGCAGCAGAAACATCGAAATGTACAACGCCCAAGTGGAAGGTACGCCGCTGCCATACATTGTCGTAATCGTAGACGAGCTCGCTGACTTGATGATGGTTGCGCCTGGTGAAGTTGAGGATGCCATTTGCCGTCTAGCACAGATGGCTCGTGCATCGGGTATTCATTTGATCATTGCGACCCAGCGTCCTTCTGTCGATGTGATTACAGGGGTCATCAAAGCGAACATACCGTCACGTATCGCCTTTGGTGTATCGTCCATGGCCGACTCGAGAACGATCCTCGATATGGGCGGCGCCGAAAAGCTCTTGGGTAGAGGCGATATGCTCTCCCTTCCGATGGGTGCCTCCAAACCCATTCGGGTGCAAGGTGCGTTTGTTTCTGACAAAGAAGTAGAGGAAGTCGTGCGCTTCGTGAAGGAGCAGCAGGAAGTGAGATACAACGAAGAAATGATACCGGGTGACGTTCAGGAAGAGCAGCAGGCAGTCGTCGATGATGAGCTGTACGAACAGGCTGTTCAGATCGTTGCGGAAGCCCAGACTGCATCTGCATCCCTGCTCCAGCGCAGACTGAGAGTCGGTTATACACGTGCCGCACGTCTGGTTGACATGATGGAAGCACAAGGGATCGTCGGCCCTTATGAAGGCAGCAAGCCTAGAGAAGTCAGGCTGCCACGGCCATCCATCGAAAGTAATATATCCTGA
- a CDS encoding YlzJ-like family protein, whose translation MILYSVMPSETVFANMDVVEKQELKEVTYGHATMLVEQTGPFEGRIVRLISPDPQDYLKPHYAPGQIVRFQPEWN comes from the coding sequence ATGATTTTGTATTCGGTTATGCCTTCTGAAACGGTCTTTGCGAATATGGATGTCGTAGAAAAGCAAGAACTCAAGGAAGTAACCTATGGGCACGCGACGATGCTGGTGGAGCAGACGGGACCATTTGAAGGTCGGATCGTCCGACTGATCAGTCCAGACCCCCAAGATTACCTGAAGCCGCATTACGCACCTGGTCAAATCGTTCGTTTTCAGCCGGAGTGGAACTAG
- a CDS encoding ClpP family protease, whose protein sequence is MSKQQFTDFLNRPPFANSMMNRGNSPQAAPSDEQEPNAVPPEAPGEEQKKKLLDSISQLGQTNVPQLESNIYCMSIIGQVEGHIQLPPQNKTTKYEHLIPQLVAAEQNSKIEGVLVILNTVGGDVEAGLAIAEMVSSLSKPVVTLVLGGGHSIGVPIAVAGTYSFIAETATMTIHPIRLTGLVISVPQTFEYLDKMQDRVVSFIARHSKISEQQFRELMTRTGELTRDIGTNVIGADAVKYGLIDEVGGLGSALKKLNELMEVARNKDKEVLQ, encoded by the coding sequence ATGTCGAAGCAACAATTTACCGATTTCTTGAATCGGCCACCATTTGCAAATTCCATGATGAACAGAGGAAATTCCCCACAGGCAGCTCCTTCTGATGAACAAGAACCGAATGCCGTGCCGCCTGAAGCGCCAGGAGAAGAACAAAAGAAAAAGTTGCTAGACTCGATTTCACAGCTGGGACAGACGAATGTTCCGCAGTTGGAAAGCAATATCTATTGTATGAGCATCATCGGGCAAGTAGAAGGCCACATCCAATTACCACCGCAAAATAAAACAACGAAATATGAGCATCTCATTCCACAACTGGTTGCAGCAGAGCAAAACAGCAAGATTGAAGGCGTTCTGGTGATCTTGAATACGGTAGGCGGGGACGTAGAAGCGGGACTTGCAATCGCAGAGATGGTGTCTTCCCTGTCCAAACCGGTAGTGACCCTCGTGCTGGGGGGAGGCCATAGCATTGGTGTGCCAATCGCCGTGGCGGGTACTTATTCCTTCATCGCGGAAACCGCGACGATGACCATTCATCCGATCCGCCTGACTGGTCTGGTGATCAGTGTGCCGCAAACGTTTGAGTACCTGGACAAAATGCAAGATCGCGTCGTGAGCTTCATCGCGCGCCATTCGAAAATTTCCGAGCAGCAGTTCCGTGAGCTGATGACCCGTACAGGAGAGCTGACGAGAGATATCGGAACCAATGTGATCGGTGCGGATGCGGTGAAGTACGGACTCATCGATGAAGTCGGCGGATTGGGATCGGCTCTGAAAAAATTAAATGAGCTGATGGAGGTCGCGCGCAACAAAGACAAAGAGGTGCTTCAATGA